Proteins from one Deinococcus aestuarii genomic window:
- a CDS encoding NCS2 family permease: MSDASAPRPAARSGLDRFFGLSASGSTVPRELRAGLTTFLTMSYILFVNPQVLSAAIQVPNAFVQLLMTTALAAAFGSLVMGLIAKYPFAQAPGMGLNAFFAFTVVQGLGVPWQTALGAVFISGVLFVLLSVLGARQAIVQAIPTSLKFAITGGIGAFLAFLGLRSAGLVVSNDATLLGLGSLRAPTVWLALLGLLIAAVLMSRRVTGAILWSILATTAVAILTGAAVYAGGENGALRAFPGFGGAFLGIFGTPVWPSSLVGQLDLAGALGLGLLSVVFTFFFVDFFDATGTLTGLSQRAGFLDEHGNMPRARRLFAMDGLAAMFGAFMGTSTTTAYVESASGIGEGGRTGLTAVTVGVLFLLSMFLWPLAAAIPGAATAPALILVGALMMEGVRQVDWDDISEGLPAFLTVIAMPLTFSIANGVSLGVISYCAIKLFSGRARQVSPILYVVAALLLARYIWLVGE; encoded by the coding sequence ATGTCCGACGCCTCTGCCCCCCGTCCCGCGGCCAGGTCCGGCCTCGACCGTTTCTTCGGCCTGAGCGCCTCCGGCTCGACCGTCCCCCGCGAGCTGCGCGCGGGCCTGACGACCTTCCTCACCATGAGCTACATCCTCTTCGTCAACCCGCAGGTCCTGTCCGCCGCGATCCAGGTGCCCAACGCCTTCGTGCAGCTCCTGATGACCACCGCCCTCGCTGCCGCCTTCGGTTCGCTGGTCATGGGGTTGATCGCCAAGTACCCCTTCGCCCAGGCACCCGGCATGGGCCTCAACGCCTTCTTCGCCTTCACCGTCGTGCAGGGCCTCGGCGTCCCGTGGCAGACGGCGCTGGGCGCCGTCTTCATCAGTGGCGTGCTCTTCGTCCTGCTCAGCGTCCTGGGTGCGCGCCAGGCCATCGTGCAGGCCATCCCCACCTCGCTCAAGTTCGCCATCACCGGCGGCATCGGCGCCTTTCTGGCCTTCCTGGGGCTGCGCAGCGCCGGGCTGGTCGTCAGCAACGACGCGACCCTGCTCGGCCTGGGTTCGCTGCGGGCCCCGACCGTGTGGCTGGCGCTGCTGGGGCTGCTCATCGCCGCCGTGTTGATGAGCCGCCGCGTGACCGGCGCCATCCTGTGGAGCATCCTCGCCACCACCGCCGTCGCCATCCTCACCGGCGCCGCCGTGTACGCGGGCGGGGAGAACGGGGCGCTGCGGGCCTTTCCCGGCTTCGGCGGCGCGTTCCTGGGCATCTTCGGCACGCCCGTCTGGCCCTCCTCCCTCGTGGGGCAACTCGACCTTGCGGGGGCGCTGGGGTTGGGGCTGCTGAGCGTGGTGTTCACCTTCTTCTTCGTGGACTTCTTCGACGCGACGGGGACGCTGACGGGGCTGTCGCAGCGGGCAGGCTTTCTGGACGAGCACGGCAACATGCCCCGCGCCCGGCGCCTGTTCGCCATGGACGGGCTGGCCGCGATGTTCGGTGCCTTCATGGGGACGAGCACGACCACCGCCTATGTCGAGAGTGCCTCGGGCATCGGGGAGGGGGGCCGCACGGGACTGACGGCGGTGACGGTCGGGGTCCTCTTCCTGCTGAGCATGTTCCTGTGGCCGCTCGCCGCCGCGATCCCGGGTGCGGCCACCGCACCCGCCCTGATCCTGGTGGGGGCGCTGATGATGGAGGGGGTGCGGCAGGTGGACTGGGACGACATCAGCGAGGGGCTGCCCGCGTTTCTGACCGTGATCGCGATGCCGCTGACCTTTTCGATTGCCAACGGGGTCTCCTTAGGCGTGATCAGCTACTGCGCGATCAAGCTCTTCAGCGGGCGCGCGCGGCAGGTCAGCCCCATCCTGTATGTGGTGGCCGCCCTGCTCCTCGCCCGCTATATCTGGCTGGTCGGCGAGTAG
- a CDS encoding nitroreductase family protein: MSSPPASPPPAPGHDARDREAVLHAIRHRRTADLKDLSPAPVPRATLHALFEAANWAPSHGRTEPWRLIVFTGAGRARLSGALNASAGLLNPALTEEARQGQRDRQNLAPVWIAVAAEPSVRPRMPLHEEQWATVCAVHNLLLAATAHGLVGKWITNAPSLHPNTARLLGFPGEASMVGVVYLGFPRADWPLGTRRPVEDKVRWVEE, encoded by the coding sequence ATGTCCAGCCCTCCGGCGTCCCCTCCCCCCGCCCCCGGTCACGACGCCCGCGACCGCGAGGCCGTCCTCCACGCCATCCGGCACCGCCGCACGGCGGACCTGAAGGACCTCTCCCCCGCCCCGGTGCCGCGCGCGACCCTGCACGCCCTTTTCGAGGCGGCGAACTGGGCGCCCAGCCACGGGCGCACCGAGCCCTGGCGCCTCATTGTGTTCACCGGGGCCGGGCGGGCGCGGCTCTCGGGGGCGCTCAACGCCAGCGCGGGCCTCCTCAACCCGGCGCTGACCGAGGAGGCCCGCCAGGGCCAGCGCGACCGCCAGAACCTCGCGCCCGTGTGGATCGCCGTGGCCGCCGAGCCGTCCGTCAGACCCCGGATGCCCCTCCACGAGGAGCAGTGGGCGACCGTGTGCGCCGTGCACAACCTCCTGCTGGCCGCGACGGCGCACGGCCTCGTGGGCAAGTGGATCACCAACGCGCCGTCCCTGCACCCCAACACGGCCCGGTTGCTGGGTTTCCCCGGGGAGGCGAGCATGGTGGGCGTGGTGTACCTCGGCTTCCCCCGCGCGGACTGGCCCCTGGGCACGCGGCGACCCGTCGAGGACAAGGTACGCTGGGTCGAGGAGTAG
- a CDS encoding methyltransferase type 11 produces the protein MSKLPRGAFRRLDETPDELFYRQPRFVTHIDDAAIAAVTQLYREYLPPGGAILDLMSSWVSHLPPEVEYRRVVGLGLNREELAGNPRLTGSVVQNLNRDPLLPFGDGEFGGAGITVSVDYLTRPVEVLRDLGRVLTPGGPVVITFSNRCFPTKAVAVWHTLGDAGRLDLVAGYLREAGNWGEVTAHDRSPRGRGHDPLFAVTARATR, from the coding sequence ATGAGCAAGCTGCCCCGGGGGGCCTTCCGGCGCCTCGACGAGACGCCCGACGAGTTGTTCTACCGCCAGCCACGCTTCGTCACCCACATCGACGACGCGGCCATCGCCGCCGTGACGCAGCTTTACCGCGAGTACCTGCCGCCGGGTGGGGCCATCCTCGACCTGATGAGTTCGTGGGTGAGCCACCTCCCGCCCGAGGTGGAGTACCGCCGGGTGGTCGGCCTGGGTCTCAACCGCGAGGAACTGGCGGGCAACCCGCGCCTGACGGGCTCCGTGGTGCAGAACCTCAACCGCGACCCCCTCCTGCCCTTCGGGGACGGGGAGTTTGGTGGGGCGGGCATCACGGTGTCCGTCGACTACCTGACCCGGCCGGTCGAGGTCCTGCGCGACCTGGGGCGGGTGCTGACCCCGGGCGGTCCGGTGGTGATCACCTTCTCGAACCGCTGCTTCCCGACCAAAGCGGTGGCGGTCTGGCACACGCTGGGCGATGCCGGGCGGCTGGACCTCGTGGCCGGGTACCTGCGCGAGGCGGGGAACTGGGGGGAGGTCACGGCGCACGACCGCAGCCCGCGCGGGCGGGGCCACGATCCCCTGTTCGCGGTGACGGCGCGGGCGACCCGGTAG
- a CDS encoding MOSC domain-containing protein, whose translation MRLLSVNVARPREHRVVGKPGTTGIHKEPQPGAVHVGPLGLADDHIADVNNHGGPDQAVSLYSAEDYDEWAEQLGGALEPGTLGENLTLSSFGPGPVRIGDRYRIGEVVLEVTSPRIPCATLAARMGDPAFVKRFRQARRPGFYARVLAEGEVRAGAEVERVLARTDTPTLLDLFELFYAPSPSPETLRWALSAPVAVRNREEYEARLRDLTR comes from the coding sequence ATGCGCCTCCTCTCCGTCAACGTCGCCCGGCCCCGCGAGCACCGGGTCGTCGGCAAGCCCGGCACGACGGGCATCCACAAGGAGCCGCAGCCCGGCGCGGTTCACGTCGGGCCCCTCGGCCTCGCGGACGACCACATTGCGGACGTGAACAACCACGGCGGGCCGGATCAGGCCGTCTCCCTCTACAGCGCGGAGGACTACGACGAGTGGGCGGAGCAGCTCGGCGGGGCCCTGGAACCCGGCACCCTGGGCGAGAACCTGACCCTCTCCTCGTTCGGGCCGGGGCCGGTGCGGATCGGCGACCGCTACCGGATCGGTGAGGTGGTGCTGGAGGTCACCTCCCCCCGGATTCCCTGCGCCACCCTCGCCGCGCGCATGGGCGACCCAGCCTTCGTGAAGAGGTTCCGGCAGGCCCGCCGCCCCGGCTTCTACGCGCGGGTGCTGGCGGAGGGGGAGGTCCGCGCGGGGGCTGAGGTCGAGCGCGTCCTGGCGCGGACCGACACCCCCACCCTCCTCGACCTCTTCGAGCTGTTCTACGCCCCATCGCCCTCCCCGGAGACGCTGCGCTGGGCGCTTTCCGCCCCGGTCGCCGTCCGCAACCGCGAGGAGTACGAGGCGCGGCTTCGGGACCTCACCCGGTAG
- a CDS encoding C39 family peptidase, translating to MFAKWLPLTLLALGGLGSALPASVTLKNIRYERQGPDNCGPVTALTILGYHGTRVTQAQAVGALKDSPRDPQVTSLELAAYLGRFGLRSVIRYAGTPELLRELLARGLPVVVQQRLRPGSNVAHFRTVYGYRGGEFLTSDPLRGPALRLSTAQMTDLWHFYNGEYLIAYPPSKEVDVRAVLGDDFRAANNWRKLKQIGERNVRARPGDPYTWWGLGKANLRLGNAREAAANFDRAVALGVPTLYYLYRQEAFEAWTRVGDHRKTLDLTQKTLRAFPGSKELVYFRDVARRGLRG from the coding sequence ATGTTCGCCAAGTGGCTTCCGCTGACCCTGCTCGCCCTCGGCGGCCTGGGATCGGCCCTTCCCGCCAGCGTGACGCTGAAGAACATCCGCTATGAGCGGCAGGGGCCCGACAACTGCGGGCCGGTGACCGCCCTGACCATCCTGGGCTACCACGGCACGCGGGTGACCCAGGCACAGGCGGTGGGTGCCCTCAAGGACAGCCCGCGCGACCCGCAGGTCACCAGCCTCGAACTCGCCGCGTACCTCGGGCGCTTCGGGCTGCGGAGCGTGATCCGCTACGCCGGGACGCCGGAACTGCTGCGCGAACTGCTCGCGCGCGGGCTCCCGGTCGTGGTCCAGCAGCGGCTGCGGCCCGGCAGCAACGTCGCCCACTTCCGCACGGTGTACGGTTACCGGGGCGGGGAATTTCTGACGAGCGACCCCCTGCGCGGGCCCGCCCTGCGCCTGAGCACCGCCCAGATGACGGACCTGTGGCACTTCTACAACGGCGAGTACCTGATCGCGTACCCGCCTTCCAAGGAGGTCGACGTGCGGGCGGTCCTGGGCGACGACTTCCGCGCGGCGAACAACTGGCGCAAGCTCAAGCAGATCGGCGAGCGGAACGTGCGGGCCCGGCCGGGCGACCCCTACACCTGGTGGGGGCTCGGCAAGGCGAACCTGCGGCTGGGCAACGCCCGCGAGGCGGCGGCCAACTTCGACCGCGCGGTGGCCCTGGGGGTGCCCACCCTGTACTACCTCTACCGCCAGGAGGCCTTCGAGGCGTGGACCCGGGTGGGCGACCACCGCAAGACGCTCGACCTGACGCAAAAGACCTTACGTGCCTTCCCGGGCAGCAAGGAACTCGTGTACTTCCGCGACGTGGCCCGGCGGGGGCTGAGAGGGTAG